The genomic interval CCTCAGGCAACCGGGCCAACTCCCTGGTTTTACGGATGGCATCAAACCCGAACCTTTGAAGGAGGATTCCACCCCCGATCAAGAGCAAAGCCATTAAAATGAGAAAAAAAACTTTCATCGGATCAGGCTGAAATCAAAATCATATTTGCATACGGGATAGTGTCTCCGGTCCGGATCAGACCAATCGCCTGCGGCACCCGCTTTTTGAAATCAGGATGGAACTCATAATCCACATTAATCCCTGTCAAAGCCCGCGCAAATTGCTCCCGGGTCTCCTGAGAGTAATGGGAGATAAACTCCTCAGCCATGTAGGCCTGATCAAAAGTCGCTTGCCCGCGTAGAGCCTCTAAAGCCCGGAGGACCCTCGGGACACCATCGACCAAGGTAATATCGACTGTTTCGATCCCGGCCAAAAAGGAAACTCGCCGGTCGGCAATGACCAAGGCATTTGTATGACGTATCCGTGATAGGGGAAAAAGGATATGTGGATTAAGAATTTCTGTTTTCAGCATGGTTAACCCCCTTATTGTTTTGATGGATTATAGACCGATCATCCTAGAAAATAGAAGTTCTTTCAATAGGTCGATAAATTGATAAAATAATCGGTTGAAGAGATATTTCGACCGTGCAAATGTCGTGTCCACCCCCCCAAAAAAAACAACCATGCTTAAAAACAAACTCTATGATCAATTTTTTTTCCGTCTCGCAGCCCTGCTTTTTTTATCGATGATCGTATGCGCCTGTTCCGACGAAAAGAAAACCGCCACAATTCCTCCCCCGGATATGGATGCCAAAACACTCTATCAAACAGGGGCCGTAGCATATAAAATGAATTGTGCCGTCTGTCATTCCAGCGGCTCAGGCAGCCTACTGGCACCTGATTTGGATAAATCACCCGTGGTCTCTGCAAAGAATCCAGCGCAACTGGTCAATACGATCCTCAATGGCCAAAAAGGCAGCAGCACTATAAATGGTAAAAAATTCAGCAACGCCATGCCCCCACTTAATTATCTCAAAGACGAGGATATCGCCGCTATCAGCACTTACATCCGTGCAGAATTTGGAGGCATCGAGACCCCTCCGGTGCAACCAGCACAAGTCAGAGCCCTGAGAAATTAAATCACTCGTCCTTCCGGTATTGCCGCGGGCTTTTTCCTGTCTCTGCTTTAATCCACCGACAAAAACGGGCGGGATCCTTGAATCCGCAAAGTATCCCAATCTCCTTTATCTGCCGTTTTTCGTCCCTGATCATTCCTAGTGCCTTGCGCAAGCGGATCTGCTGTAAATAATGTTTAGGTGTGACTTTGTATTCCTTTGTAAAAAGGACGATAAAATGATTCATACTCAAGGAGTGGTAACGCGCAATTTGCGTGATACTCATCGGATTTCCATAGTTTAACTCGAGGTAATCTGCTGCTGATGCCAGCACCCGCGAGTGCCTGTTTGTTTGCACTGCTTTTATTTTCTTTGTAGGGGACCCTTTACTCTGGGAGCGATCCATCAGGATCAAAAGCTCGATCAGTAATAACCGTATCCGGGCCGGGCCGTGCAAATTGCGCCCACCTTGCTCTTTCTGCAAGGCACGGAAAACCCTCAGTATTTCATCAAAATCACCTTCCATCGAAAGAACCCGTTGACAGAGTGATCCCGTGAGATAATCAGACCATTCCGGGGAACCCACTGAGAAACCCACCCAGCCCAGCTGGTGAAGGCCTTGTTTACGGTTTGACTCCACATGCTCTTGACCGGGGGGGACTAGGAGCCCTTGCCCCTCCTTGAGGGTGATGAGTGAGGACTGACCATATTCACAATCACATTCACCTTTTATGATAAGTCCCAACTCGAAAAAATCATGGCTATGGACGTGATTGCGGAATAATCCCCGGACCTCGCGGGGCATTTCCATGAGTAGTTTTAAGTCCAGAAAATCAGGATTAAATTGGTGGAATTCCATATATTTTATATTCTAAGCTATTTTTCGTGCAAAAGATCAATTATTTCATGATTTTGTACAAGTCTTTTCCGCTGACTTTCACCCGTTGTCATGCATGATCACACTCGGACATCCACAGGAGAAAAATAAAAATGATGAGCAGAAAAATCCGTTGGGGAATACTGGGAACAGGAATGATCAGTGATGCACTTGTCCGGGCCATGCCTACAAGTCAAACCGGCATCCTCGCTGGAATCGCCAGCAGGAACCTATCCAAAGCCCAAGAATGGGTCGAAAAACACGAGCTCAAGGATCCAGTCAGGGCTTATGGCTCTTATGAGGAGCTACTTTTAGATAAAAATATTGATGCCGTCTATATCGCCCTCCCAAATAGTGTGCACTGCCAATGGGTCGTGGCTGCTGCATCTGCGGGCAAACATATCCTCTGCGAAAAACCCCTCGCCAGTAATTATGCAGAACTTATGGTCATGCTGGAGGCCGTCCGTGCTAACGGAGTATTCTTTATGGAGGCATTTATGTGGCGTTGCCATCCCGGCACTGCCGCCTGGGTCAAGGACATCGAGAATGGAGCCATTGGACAACTCCGTCTCATCGAAGCCCAGTTCTCCTTTAACTGTGGGGAAGGCTCCTCTAGCAACCGGCTTTCCCGTGAATTATCCTATGGTGGTATCATGGACGTTGGTTGTTATTCCATCAGCGCGGCACGCTTAATCGCTGGGGCAGCTGCCGGCAAGGAATTTGCCGATCCGGTAGAGTTATCCGCTTTTGCCCATGTAGGGAAATCAGGTGTGGATGAATGGTCCACGGCCATTGCTAAATTCCCCGGGGACATCATTGCAAACCTTTCCTCCGGGCTCATGGTTACCCTACATAACTCCATCCGGATTTACGGATCTAAAGGCCATATGATTATTCCAAGCCCTTGGTTCAGCGATGGCAAATACTCCATCCAACTCGATGGACAAGAAATACAAAATTTCGAAGTCACAAGCGACAAAAACCTCTATACCCACGAAGTGGATATTCTTGGAAACTCAGTCCTCGAAGGCCGCACACAAGCCCAAGCCCCTGCAATGACATGGGCCGACAGTATCAGCCAGCAAAAAGCCCTTGATCAATGGCGTAAAGCCGCCGGAATCAAATTCCCCGTGGAAGAAGATGATACTCTCAAAAAATCGACCCTCTCGGGAAAACCATTACAATTTGCTTCATCAGATCATATTCCCATGGGTAAGATCGATGGATTAGACAAACCCTTGAGCCGCGTCATCATAGGGTCGATGTCCCTGCGTTTTGATGACATGGCCTACACCACGGCTATCCTCGATCACTATTTTGAAAAGGGTGGCAACGGGGCCGATACCGCATGGGTTTATGGTCCAAACTGCGAAAAAGCCCTTGGTCATTGGATCAATTTGCGCGGGGTGCGTGAGCAATTTGTCATTCTCGGTAAAGGAGCCACTCTGGCATGCACAAACCGGGCCTTCCACGATCCGGGATGTGATCCCGAGACACTGGTCAAACAACTCCACGAATCCCTTGACCGTTTGGAAACCGATTATCTGGACATCTATTGCCTTCACAGGGATAACCCCTTGATCCCCGCCAGCGAATTCGTCGACTGTTTAAATGAACTCGTTCGTGCCGGTCGCATTAAGGTCTTTGGCGGGTCGAACTGGAGCACAGCTCGTATCGATGAAGCCAATGCTTATGCCAAGGCAAAAGGATTAAAAGGCTTCAGCACGATCAGTAATCACTTTTCCCTCGCCCAATGGAACGAACCGATGTGGGGAAGTTGTTTCAGCTCCTCGGACCAGTCATCTATTGAATGGCTCAAAAAAACAGGGATTCCCCTTTTGGCGTGGTCGAGCCAGGCCTCGGGCTTTTTTACAGGGGCCTTTGACCGCGATACTCCGCCGGAGAGGGATGCCTGGACCCGGGAAGTCTCGCGTGTCTGGTTTAATGAAGGGAACTTCCAAAGGCTTGAAAGGGCACAGGACCTCGCGAAGAAAAGAAATGTCACGCCCACACAAATTGCTTTGGCATACGTCTTAAACCAGCCCTTTAATTGTTACGCCTTGATCGGGCCAAAAACAATCGAGGAAATCCGGACTTCATTGCTCGGCATTCATCTGGAGCTTACTCAAGAGGAACTCTCTTGGCTGAACCTCGAAACTAACCACCTTTAAGCAATTCTTTTATCCTCGCCTTGCTTTCAGGAGACATTGTCCGGTGGGTTCGTTGGCCGAACTCGAGGGCATTTATCCTGGCTGCTTTGCGCATACCATTTAATTGTCTCTCATAACGTCGGCAGAAGTGACAGGCAATACCATGAATATGATATTTGATTTTCTCGAATAAAGTCAACCGCCGGTCAAATGATGCTGAAACAATTTGCGTATGCACATCACAAGACATGGCGACTTTGTCGAGCAACCAAAAAACAGGGGCTACCATTGTTCTGCTAAGATTAATCACTGGTCATCACCTCCGGTGGCTTTTGCAGGAGAGACAAACCAGTTCAGCTCCAGACAACGCCTCAGTAAAAAGCGGCAGCGGTGCAGCAGTACCCAGAGATTACTCTCACTGACTCCTGTTACCGCACAGATCTCAGATGTATCCAAACCGTCAATCTCACGCATGATATACACTTGAGAGGCTTTAACCGGGAGTTTACCGACACATTGCTGTATCACTACCCAAAATTCGCTATTTTCCAGGCACTGTGAAGGTGATGGTGCCCAATCAGCCGGGGAATGGTTTGGATCTAAATCCCAATGTTTATGCTTATCCATGAGTTCATGGCTACATTGCTCATAAGATTCATCCACGGGAATACCCTTGAAACGTGCACCCTTCCTGTAGTGTTCCATGATTTTATTCCTCAAAATACCCGTCAACCAAGTCCTCTGAGTTGAGCGCCCCTCAAAGGCATCCTTTGACTTTAATGCTGTCAAAAATGTTTCTTGGACAAGATCTTCAGCATTATGTTCCGAGGAGACACGTGACAAGGCATAACGGAATAGATAATCCCCATGAAGATCCACCCATTGATTCTCATCATTCAAGGGTAGTGGTGTAAATTTAGTGATATCCATGAGGCCAATCTTTATCTGTTATTATTAAGTCTGTGAATATTTTTTACAGGTTTTTCCCCTGATTAATTTATCTAATGAAAGGAACCCCGGGCCGAAAAGAAAAAGAATGACCATGGCCAGAAGAAATAAAAATGGGGCCGCAGACATAAAAGGTTCAGGATCTCTAAAAAGCATTCCAAGCTCCTCCCTGTGTGCCGTCAAATAAGCAACAATAAGTGTTCCCATGAGTGGGATGGAGATCAATCTGGTACCGAGTCCCAAAATAATCAATATCCCCCCGACAAGTTCCAAACACCCCACAAAAGGCGCCTGATATTCGGCAAGAGGAATCCCAAGCCCCCTAAAAAAGTCAGTGACCTGATCTAAATGCTGTAACTTTCCAAAACCCGTGCGGAAAAAACCATATCCCCAAATAAGCCTGACTGCCAATAGGAAAAATGATTGGAGCCATGGCATCGCTACCCCTGCTTTTTGGGTAAAATCACACGCGCATGATATGAGACAAACATGTTTTTGATCTTTAAGGTTCATTATTTTACCCTCCCTTTTGATTGTTTTGTCCGGCATTCAAGCCAGAGCTCTTTTTTCCATGAAGCAAACCATTTTTTAAAATGAATCAGTAACAGTTCTCCCTCTGGTAAATCCCGAGGCAAGGCAGTAATAGCATCCCCTAACGTCACCCCTTTAGTAGCAAATTGCTGGAGGCAGCTATACTCCACAAATGACATTTCCTTACACCGAACCTGATAAGAAGTCGTTCGATACACAGCAAAGTAACGTTCCTGATTCTCCTTTAATAATAATGACAAAGGCTTTCGCCCACCTTTCTTCGCCAGTGCAAAAATGCGATCTAGTGGGAAGGATGCCCTCACTAGGCGCACAGACGGGGTGAGATAGAATTTTGCACGAGCAATTTCCTCTTCAGTTTGAGGAAAGGGTTTGCCGTTGTGTTCTGCCGCATCAAAACTTTCGATCATCGCCCATTCAAGCTCAGCCA from Verrucomicrobiota bacterium carries:
- a CDS encoding RbsD/FucU domain-containing protein — encoded protein: MLKTEILNPHILFPLSRIRHTNALVIADRRVSFLAGIETVDITLVDGVPRVLRALEALRGQATFDQAYMAEEFISHYSQETREQFARALTGINVDYEFHPDFKKRVPQAIGLIRTGDTIPYANMILISA
- a CDS encoding cytochrome c — protein: MLKNKLYDQFFFRLAALLFLSMIVCACSDEKKTATIPPPDMDAKTLYQTGAVAYKMNCAVCHSSGSGSLLAPDLDKSPVVSAKNPAQLVNTILNGQKGSSTINGKKFSNAMPPLNYLKDEDIAAISTYIRAEFGGIETPPVQPAQVRALRN
- a CDS encoding AraC family transcriptional regulator — translated: MEFHQFNPDFLDLKLLMEMPREVRGLFRNHVHSHDFFELGLIIKGECDCEYGQSSLITLKEGQGLLVPPGQEHVESNRKQGLHQLGWVGFSVGSPEWSDYLTGSLCQRVLSMEGDFDEILRVFRALQKEQGGRNLHGPARIRLLLIELLILMDRSQSKGSPTKKIKAVQTNRHSRVLASAADYLELNYGNPMSITQIARYHSLSMNHFIVLFTKEYKVTPKHYLQQIRLRKALGMIRDEKRQIKEIGILCGFKDPARFCRWIKAETGKSPRQYRKDE
- a CDS encoding aldo/keto reductase, producing the protein MSRKIRWGILGTGMISDALVRAMPTSQTGILAGIASRNLSKAQEWVEKHELKDPVRAYGSYEELLLDKNIDAVYIALPNSVHCQWVVAAASAGKHILCEKPLASNYAELMVMLEAVRANGVFFMEAFMWRCHPGTAAWVKDIENGAIGQLRLIEAQFSFNCGEGSSSNRLSRELSYGGIMDVGCYSISAARLIAGAAAGKEFADPVELSAFAHVGKSGVDEWSTAIAKFPGDIIANLSSGLMVTLHNSIRIYGSKGHMIIPSPWFSDGKYSIQLDGQEIQNFEVTSDKNLYTHEVDILGNSVLEGRTQAQAPAMTWADSISQQKALDQWRKAAGIKFPVEEDDTLKKSTLSGKPLQFASSDHIPMGKIDGLDKPLSRVIIGSMSLRFDDMAYTTAILDHYFEKGGNGADTAWVYGPNCEKALGHWINLRGVREQFVILGKGATLACTNRAFHDPGCDPETLVKQLHESLDRLETDYLDIYCLHRDNPLIPASEFVDCLNELVRAGRIKVFGGSNWSTARIDEANAYAKAKGLKGFSTISNHFSLAQWNEPMWGSCFSSSDQSSIEWLKKTGIPLLAWSSQASGFFTGAFDRDTPPERDAWTREVSRVWFNEGNFQRLERAQDLAKKRNVTPTQIALAYVLNQPFNCYALIGPKTIEEIRTSLLGIHLELTQEELSWLNLETNHL
- a CDS encoding sigma-70 family RNA polymerase sigma factor, translated to MDITKFTPLPLNDENQWVDLHGDYLFRYALSRVSSEHNAEDLVQETFLTALKSKDAFEGRSTQRTWLTGILRNKIMEHYRKGARFKGIPVDESYEQCSHELMDKHKHWDLDPNHSPADWAPSPSQCLENSEFWVVIQQCVGKLPVKASQVYIMREIDGLDTSEICAVTGVSESNLWVLLHRCRFLLRRCLELNWFVSPAKATGGDDQ
- a CDS encoding DoxX family protein, yielding MNLKDQKHVCLISCACDFTQKAGVAMPWLQSFFLLAVRLIWGYGFFRTGFGKLQHLDQVTDFFRGLGIPLAEYQAPFVGCLELVGGILIILGLGTRLISIPLMGTLIVAYLTAHREELGMLFRDPEPFMSAAPFLFLLAMVILFLFGPGFLSLDKLIRGKTCKKYSQT
- a CDS encoding putative DNA-binding domain-containing protein; translated protein: MGKFSLKQSKLKKTQVLWMGALRVPLLEGVDSMRNLRGSDLPASFQGRQAVAKVKDGKRITAVERLEIYRRQYWFRITESLREDFEGVSIILGEANYHQLVDEYLKKIPSRCWTLKGLGKYFSGYIARHRDQSVPTHLAARNMAELEWAMIESFDAAEHNGKPFPQTEEEIARAKFYLTPSVRLVRASFPLDRIFALAKKGGRKPLSLLLKENQERYFAVYRTTSYQVRCKEMSFVEYSCLQQFATKGVTLGDAITALPRDLPEGELLLIHFKKWFASWKKELWLECRTKQSKGRVK